One Brevibacterium spongiae DNA segment encodes these proteins:
- a CDS encoding GntR family transcriptional regulator, translating to MDDLLTLPWERTDDSSPLAVRMAAWAAREVIEARFEPGALLTEADLAEAQKASRTPAREAMLQLERWRLVRLVPKKGAIVTTVTSRERRDLLAVRAMFEVDAVHTLTAADGLAPVAADLRTLLDRQLTALKAGSSLDFASADYAFHARIIRAGGNTVVDEMLTTMGPRLARLTYQAVIDQPSSLTTLFDEHAELTDLAERGDASAFGSLVRHHIDATHFPES from the coding sequence ATGGACGATCTGCTGACCCTGCCCTGGGAGAGAACTGACGACTCCTCCCCGTTGGCTGTGCGCATGGCCGCCTGGGCCGCCCGCGAAGTCATCGAAGCCCGATTCGAACCCGGTGCCCTGCTCACCGAGGCTGACCTCGCCGAGGCACAGAAGGCCAGTCGCACGCCGGCCCGCGAGGCGATGCTCCAGCTGGAGAGGTGGCGGCTCGTGCGCCTCGTGCCGAAGAAGGGCGCGATCGTCACGACCGTCACGAGCAGGGAGCGCAGGGACCTGCTCGCCGTGCGTGCGATGTTCGAGGTCGACGCGGTCCACACCCTCACCGCTGCTGATGGTCTCGCTCCGGTGGCGGCCGACCTGCGCACACTCCTCGACCGTCAGCTGACTGCGCTGAAGGCCGGCAGCTCTCTCGACTTCGCCAGTGCCGACTACGCCTTCCACGCCCGCATCATCCGTGCCGGCGGCAACACCGTCGTCGACGAGATGCTCACGACCATGGGCCCGCGCCTGGCCCGACTGACCTATCAGGCCGTCATCGACCAGCCGAGCTCCCTGACCACCCTCTTCGACGAGCATGCCGAGCTCACCGACCTCGCCGAACGCGGCGATGCGAGCGCCTTCGGCAGCCTCGTCCGCCACCACATCGACGCCACGCATTTCCCGGAGAGCTGA
- a CDS encoding MFS transporter: MTHQTATQEAPTADALPATGPSPRRGGAWLRVVPAMFLLAWGGNHFTPLVHMYEEDGGYAIWQANLLLGMYVGGLVPGLLVASALSDRRGRKPVLIGGTIAAILGSVLLGIGFDLFWLLCVGRVLAGIGVGVAMSVGTSWIKELSSPPFDHKANITAGARRPALTLTVGFAIGAAVTGCLAQWGPLPEALPYGVHGLLSIVALLIVFTAPETLAKHQRSDQHWWRGLRIPLVGHRTFIRLIIPAAPWVFAAAGVAYAVMPALVQKQLGEWTTLYATVLTVVTLGAGALVQNLVPSINRWTGGRGLVVGLVLMTLGMGLAVVAALVANPILALVVAIVLGIAYGICVVAGLIVVQAIAEPDDLAGITGVYYSLAYSGFLLPTVLAALLPVLPYSLSLGAVAAVCLLCLATVAGGSKRHL; the protein is encoded by the coding sequence ATGACCCACCAGACCGCGACCCAAGAAGCGCCGACAGCCGATGCGCTGCCGGCAACCGGCCCATCCCCTCGCCGAGGCGGGGCTTGGCTTCGCGTCGTTCCCGCCATGTTCCTGCTCGCCTGGGGCGGCAATCACTTCACCCCGCTCGTGCACATGTACGAGGAGGACGGCGGCTACGCGATCTGGCAGGCGAACCTCTTACTCGGCATGTACGTCGGGGGACTCGTGCCGGGACTCCTGGTCGCCTCGGCGCTCTCTGATCGACGCGGACGCAAGCCCGTCCTCATCGGCGGAACGATCGCGGCGATCCTCGGCAGTGTGCTGCTGGGCATCGGCTTCGACCTCTTCTGGCTGCTGTGTGTCGGTCGGGTGCTTGCGGGAATCGGCGTCGGTGTGGCGATGTCGGTGGGCACGAGCTGGATCAAGGAACTCTCCTCCCCGCCGTTCGACCACAAAGCCAATATCACCGCGGGCGCCCGTCGCCCCGCGCTGACGCTGACCGTGGGATTCGCCATCGGCGCTGCGGTCACCGGATGCCTGGCCCAGTGGGGCCCGCTGCCCGAGGCTCTTCCCTACGGTGTCCACGGTCTGCTGTCCATCGTCGCTCTGCTCATCGTCTTCACCGCACCCGAGACCCTGGCGAAGCACCAGCGGTCGGACCAGCACTGGTGGCGCGGCCTGCGGATTCCCCTGGTGGGGCACCGCACCTTCATCCGCCTCATCATCCCCGCCGCACCATGGGTCTTCGCCGCCGCGGGAGTCGCCTATGCGGTGATGCCAGCGCTCGTGCAGAAGCAGCTGGGGGAGTGGACGACGCTCTACGCCACCGTGCTCACCGTCGTCACCCTCGGTGCCGGAGCACTCGTGCAGAACCTTGTTCCGAGCATCAATCGGTGGACCGGTGGACGCGGTCTCGTCGTCGGTCTCGTGCTCATGACTCTGGGTATGGGCCTTGCCGTCGTCGCTGCACTCGTCGCGAATCCGATCCTTGCTCTGGTCGTCGCGATCGTGCTCGGCATTGCCTATGGCATCTGCGTCGTGGCCGGCCTCATCGTCGTCCAGGCCATCGCCGAACCCGATGATCTGGCCGGGATCACCGGCGTGTACTACTCGCTGGCCTACTCGGGATTCCTCCTGCCCACAGTGCTCGCGGCCCTGCTGCCGGTACTGCCGTACAGCCTGTCACTCGGTGCGGTCGCCGCCGTGTGTCTGCTCTGCCTGGCCACCGTGGCCGGAGGTTCGAAGCGACACCTCTGA
- the dld gene encoding D-lactate dehydrogenase, translating to MPGRPRRQSPAVNAFIDIMGPRHVLTSARATAPYAKGNRFGGGNVLAVLRPGSLVDMWRALQVCVDNDLIVIPQSANTGLTGGSGPGAQDYDREIVIISTLRINQIHLINDAREAICLAGSTLYELDEALAPLGREPHSVIGSSSIGASVIGGIANNSGGSQIRKGPAFTKHAIFARVTEAGRLELVNHLGVELGDDPAHILDKLQRGDWDPAAVTPSPADTTETEYGEQVRKIVDSPARFNANSDYLYEASGSAGKLMVFAVRTRTFPKETGATTFYVGTNSPAELEDLRRAILTSDMPLPISGEYMGRPSFDLAEKYGKDTFVSIKHAGSREQIKLFALKNWANGVFAKLPFFGETVADTIAQNAFGLLPQQLPKRMLEYRDRFEHHLLLVVSGEEKARMGQFLDDFFAEAAHDGAYFVCDADEAQSAMLHRFGAASAATRYFNLNREDSSDMITFDVALRRDDDDWLEVLPDEIAEQLHISSYYGHFFCHVFHQDHVAKKGVDTVALKKQMTELLEARGAAVPAEHNYGRLYRVPDEMEAHFKELDPHNVFNAGVGETSAMKDWA from the coding sequence ATGCCCGGCAGACCACGCCGCCAATCGCCAGCCGTCAACGCGTTCATCGACATCATGGGACCTCGTCACGTCCTCACCTCGGCGAGGGCGACGGCCCCCTACGCCAAGGGCAACCGCTTCGGCGGCGGCAATGTGCTCGCCGTGCTGCGCCCGGGCAGCCTCGTCGACATGTGGCGGGCACTCCAGGTCTGCGTCGACAACGACCTCATCGTCATCCCGCAGTCGGCGAATACCGGTCTGACCGGCGGATCCGGACCCGGAGCGCAGGACTACGACCGCGAAATCGTCATTATCTCAACCTTGCGCATCAACCAGATCCACCTCATCAACGACGCCCGCGAAGCGATCTGCCTGGCCGGCTCCACGCTGTACGAACTCGACGAGGCGCTCGCCCCGCTCGGCCGCGAACCCCACTCGGTCATCGGTTCGTCCTCGATCGGTGCCTCCGTCATCGGCGGGATCGCGAACAACTCCGGCGGATCCCAGATCCGCAAGGGCCCGGCGTTCACGAAGCACGCGATCTTCGCCCGCGTCACCGAGGCAGGACGCCTCGAACTGGTCAACCACCTCGGCGTGGAGCTCGGTGACGACCCCGCCCACATCCTCGACAAACTCCAACGCGGTGACTGGGATCCGGCTGCTGTCACCCCCTCACCCGCGGACACGACGGAGACCGAATACGGCGAGCAGGTCCGGAAGATCGTCGACTCGCCGGCCCGGTTCAACGCGAACTCCGACTACCTGTATGAAGCCTCCGGTTCGGCCGGGAAGCTCATGGTCTTCGCCGTGCGCACCCGCACCTTCCCGAAGGAGACCGGCGCGACGACCTTCTACGTCGGCACGAATTCACCGGCCGAACTCGAGGACCTGCGCCGGGCGATCCTGACCTCGGACATGCCGCTGCCGATCTCGGGCGAGTACATGGGCCGTCCCTCGTTCGACCTCGCCGAGAAGTACGGCAAGGATACGTTCGTCTCGATCAAGCACGCCGGCAGCCGCGAGCAGATCAAGCTCTTCGCGCTGAAGAACTGGGCCAACGGTGTGTTCGCGAAGCTTCCGTTCTTCGGCGAGACCGTCGCGGACACGATCGCGCAGAACGCGTTCGGCCTGCTGCCGCAGCAGCTGCCCAAGCGGATGTTGGAGTACCGCGACAGGTTCGAACACCACCTGTTGCTCGTCGTCAGCGGTGAGGAGAAGGCGCGGATGGGGCAGTTCCTCGATGATTTCTTCGCCGAGGCGGCCCACGACGGTGCGTACTTCGTCTGCGATGCCGATGAGGCTCAGTCCGCGATGCTCCACCGGTTCGGTGCCGCGAGCGCCGCGACCCGCTACTTCAACCTCAATCGCGAGGACTCCTCGGACATGATCACCTTCGACGTGGCATTGCGCCGCGATGACGACGACTGGCTGGAGGTGCTTCCCGACGAGATCGCCGAGCAGCTGCACATCAGCTCCTACTATGGTCACTTCTTCTGTCACGTCTTCCACCAGGATCATGTGGCGAAGAAGGGTGTCGACACGGTGGCGCTGAAGAAGCAGATGACCGAGCTGCTCGAGGCCCGGGGTGCGGCTGTGCCTGCCGAGCACAATTACGGGCGCCTCTACCGTGTGCCGGACGAGATGGAAGCCCACTTCAAAGAACTCGACCCGCACAACGTCTTCAACGCCGGAGTCGGCGAGACCTCTGCGATGAAGGACTGGGCCTGA
- a CDS encoding helix-turn-helix transcriptional regulator, which translates to MEVQTSDLKQVRKASGLTQAQLAQLTGVSRQTIIATERGDYAPSVYLALRIARALNTTVEEIFSLQEESQ; encoded by the coding sequence ATGGAAGTGCAGACCTCGGACCTCAAGCAGGTCCGCAAGGCATCCGGGCTCACTCAGGCTCAGCTGGCTCAGCTGACTGGGGTATCGCGACAGACGATCATCGCGACCGAGCGCGGCGACTACGCCCCCAGCGTGTATCTGGCGCTGCGTATCGCCCGAGCCTTGAACACGACCGTCGAAGAGATCTTCTCGCTTCAGGAGGAATCACAATGA
- a CDS encoding cupin domain-containing protein: protein MTTLTHIPGSDIDGSLKGAGVRAGADSGNPLLRTLPVDPGNSAQTGIWECQPGGWPVVDRQDTEVCYILSGRATLTDDETGQTSEISTGSFVVLPVGWSGRWDVTETVRKVYVIY from the coding sequence ATGACCACTCTCACTCACATTCCCGGCAGCGACATCGACGGCTCACTCAAGGGCGCCGGCGTACGCGCGGGTGCCGACAGCGGCAATCCGCTGCTGCGCACCCTCCCGGTCGACCCCGGCAACAGCGCTCAGACCGGGATCTGGGAATGCCAGCCCGGCGGCTGGCCCGTCGTCGACCGCCAGGACACGGAGGTCTGCTATATCCTCTCCGGGCGTGCAACTCTGACCGATGACGAGACCGGGCAGACGTCTGAGATCTCGACGGGTTCTTTCGTCGTCCTTCCGGTCGGCTGGAGCGGCCGCTGGGATGTCACCGAGACGGTCCGCAAGGTCTACGTCATCTACTGA
- a CDS encoding FAD-dependent oxidoreductase, producing MRTSHSAHTFTDTTGSTARSSSTGRSPSTDRTSSPGRAGSTAGAGSTSPQETALWKTDRTGHRRAALDEDIAVDVAIVGAGFTGLWSAYYLLKEDPSLRVAIVEKDVAGFGASGRNGGWASAIFPISLARVAHFHGRTAALDLQQAMNDAVDEIGRVSSAEGIDCDYAKDGFISLARNPAQLARARTAVRAAEDFGAHGQMRFLDGTEAADQVRATSVLGATFTPHCAVIQPDHLIRGLAAWVESHSGAIYEDTPALTLESGRVRTPGGTISAEVVVRATEAYTPEFPQYRREVAPLYSLVVATDPLPADLRSDLGFDGRKAFNDMRNLRIYAQSTADGRIVFGGRGAPYHFLSRVDPRFDTDTRIHNKIVDTMHDFFPQLRDVPIAHRWGGPLGVPRDWFPSVGLDRSRGIAWAGPYVGDGVATSNLAARVLRNLILDKSDELNSLPIVDHRSPRWEVEPFRWVGVNAGLAAAELGDFEERITKRPSTISALLEKLTGAH from the coding sequence ATGCGCACCTCACACTCAGCACACACGTTCACAGACACCACCGGGTCGACGGCTCGAAGCTCGTCGACGGGTCGAAGCCCATCGACTGATCGAACCTCGTCGCCGGGTCGAGCCGGCTCGACGGCTGGGGCCGGCTCGACGTCTCCGCAGGAGACGGCCCTGTGGAAGACCGACCGGACCGGGCATCGGCGGGCGGCCCTGGATGAGGACATCGCCGTCGACGTCGCGATCGTCGGCGCCGGCTTCACCGGACTGTGGTCGGCGTACTATCTGCTCAAAGAAGACCCGAGTCTCCGGGTCGCCATCGTGGAGAAGGACGTCGCCGGCTTCGGTGCATCCGGCCGCAACGGCGGTTGGGCTTCGGCGATCTTCCCGATCTCGCTGGCCCGAGTCGCCCACTTCCATGGGCGCACGGCCGCACTCGACCTGCAGCAGGCGATGAATGATGCCGTCGACGAGATCGGGAGGGTCAGCTCCGCCGAGGGGATCGACTGCGACTACGCGAAAGACGGCTTCATCTCGTTGGCACGCAATCCTGCGCAGCTGGCCAGGGCGCGCACAGCGGTCCGGGCGGCGGAGGACTTCGGCGCCCACGGTCAGATGAGGTTCCTCGACGGCACCGAGGCTGCAGACCAGGTCAGAGCCACCTCGGTGCTCGGTGCCACCTTCACCCCGCATTGCGCGGTCATCCAACCCGACCACCTGATCCGGGGCCTTGCCGCCTGGGTCGAATCGCACAGCGGAGCGATCTACGAGGACACCCCCGCACTCACATTGGAATCTGGCCGGGTGCGCACGCCCGGCGGGACCATCTCCGCCGAGGTGGTGGTGCGGGCCACCGAGGCCTACACTCCCGAATTCCCTCAGTACCGGCGCGAAGTCGCACCGCTGTATTCGCTGGTGGTGGCCACCGATCCGCTCCCTGCGGACCTGCGATCCGATCTCGGGTTCGACGGGCGGAAGGCCTTCAACGATATGCGGAATCTGCGCATCTACGCCCAGTCGACCGCCGATGGGCGGATCGTCTTCGGCGGACGAGGTGCGCCGTACCACTTCCTGTCCCGCGTCGATCCGCGCTTCGACACCGACACCCGCATCCACAACAAGATCGTCGACACCATGCACGACTTCTTCCCGCAGCTGCGCGATGTGCCCATCGCCCACCGGTGGGGTGGCCCACTCGGAGTCCCCCGCGACTGGTTCCCCTCGGTCGGACTCGATCGGTCGCGCGGCATCGCCTGGGCCGGACCGTACGTCGGCGACGGTGTGGCCACGAGCAACCTGGCCGCGCGGGTCCTGCGCAACCTCATCCTCGACAAGTCCGACGAACTCAATTCCCTGCCCATCGTCGACCACCGATCGCCGAGGTGGGAGGTCGAACCGTTCCGATGGGTAGGGGTCAATGCGGGGCTGGCCGCAGCCGAGCTCGGCGACTTCGAGGAACGGATCACGAAGCGACCGTCGACGATCTCGGCCCTGCTCGAAAAGCTCACCGGAGCGCACTGA
- a CDS encoding PucR family transcriptional regulator encodes MMMISVDDLAALPTMGLEFVAGSAGGHRMVTWAHVCDLEDPWNWVGPGDLVMTTGPGIPRDPADQVEWLVKIIDAGVSALVLALGPNSPAAGDPMLEAASERSFPVLTGRFDLQFVTLARAVIESSIDAERRRITAIRRLYDINSMEVEAGEGIGSRLSALEKISGWSLCLWDEREGTVLFAGRHAERTGLSEAPDTAAEVVALPGDPYLRLAASPIAGATPDKPLLAHVVGLLTMEFRYRGAEQDRLRQSGQELFSGLLAETITPSAVWPELNRRGLTEAVVVACWTSVSGAELTDSDVHRRTWLDGLAPLLARQGSSLLGVVPDDDDLLRRIAESVGDDAVTGVSSTLTSNSSFPEVVRQAKLAGSRAMELQSPVVRYDDDQTVSMFPSTPAEVRGLVRGVLGPVIDYDRANSTELVESVRVFLGNDGNWSRSAKQLSIHRQTLVYRMNKVSELLGFAPASSKGTALLWLAIESARRTGIDLADIVDD; translated from the coding sequence ATGATGATGATCTCGGTAGACGATCTGGCAGCCCTGCCCACGATGGGCCTTGAGTTCGTAGCCGGGAGTGCCGGTGGCCACCGGATGGTCACGTGGGCGCATGTGTGCGATCTCGAGGACCCCTGGAACTGGGTCGGGCCCGGCGACCTGGTGATGACCACGGGCCCAGGAATCCCCAGGGACCCTGCTGACCAGGTGGAATGGCTGGTGAAGATCATCGATGCCGGAGTCAGCGCACTGGTTCTTGCCCTCGGCCCGAACAGTCCTGCCGCCGGCGATCCGATGCTGGAAGCGGCATCTGAGCGCAGCTTCCCGGTCCTGACAGGTCGGTTCGATCTGCAGTTCGTCACTCTTGCCCGCGCCGTCATCGAAAGCTCTATCGACGCCGAAAGACGCCGCATCACTGCGATCAGACGTCTGTATGACATCAACAGCATGGAAGTCGAAGCGGGGGAGGGCATCGGCAGCCGCCTCAGCGCTCTGGAGAAGATCAGCGGATGGTCTCTCTGCCTGTGGGACGAACGGGAAGGCACCGTCCTCTTCGCCGGTCGTCATGCCGAGCGCACGGGGCTGAGCGAGGCCCCGGACACCGCCGCCGAGGTTGTCGCCCTGCCCGGAGACCCCTACCTTCGGCTCGCCGCTTCCCCTATCGCCGGCGCGACACCGGACAAACCCCTGCTGGCGCACGTGGTCGGCCTGCTCACGATGGAGTTCCGCTATCGAGGCGCCGAACAGGACCGGCTGCGGCAATCAGGACAGGAGCTCTTCTCCGGACTGCTCGCGGAGACGATCACACCCTCGGCGGTGTGGCCGGAGCTGAATCGGCGCGGACTGACGGAGGCCGTGGTCGTCGCCTGCTGGACGTCGGTGTCCGGGGCCGAGCTCACCGACAGCGACGTCCACCGCCGCACCTGGCTGGACGGACTCGCTCCGCTGCTGGCCCGGCAGGGCAGCTCACTGCTCGGTGTCGTTCCCGACGATGACGATCTTCTGCGCAGGATCGCCGAGTCAGTCGGTGATGACGCTGTCACCGGAGTGAGCTCGACGCTGACGTCGAATTCCTCGTTCCCCGAGGTGGTCCGCCAGGCGAAGCTGGCGGGATCACGTGCGATGGAGCTCCAGTCACCCGTGGTCAGGTACGACGATGACCAGACCGTGTCGATGTTTCCATCGACCCCCGCCGAGGTGCGCGGCCTCGTCCGCGGTGTGCTCGGCCCGGTCATCGACTACGATCGTGCGAACTCTACCGAGCTCGTCGAATCGGTGCGGGTGTTCCTCGGCAACGACGGGAACTGGAGTCGCAGCGCGAAGCAGCTGAGCATCCATCGGCAGACGCTCGTCTACCGGATGAACAAGGTCAGCGAGCTCCTCGGCTTCGCTCCGGCCTCCTCGAAGGGGACGGCGCTTCTGTGGTTAGCGATCGAGAGCGCTCGTCGCACCGGCATCGACCTCGCCGATATCGTCGACGACTGA
- a CDS encoding amino acid permease, with protein MKESPTSPTGSASSSPADDGHQLKKGLKQRHLTMLALGGVIGAGLFVGSSAIVADAGPLAFVSYGITGIIVFLVMRMLGEMAAAKPTTGSFTDYAHMGLGRWAGFTTGWLYWYFWVILVGFEAVVCGQTIQRWFPDIPVWATAGTVLVIMTLVNLMSVGTFGEAEYWFASIKVAAIIVFIAICAAFVFGLWPGQSADFSNLTAHGGLLPNGVLTLFTGVVAVVFSMTGVEVATIAAAESEEPVKAIRRAVNSVVFRILAFFILSMVLIVIVVPWNTIVPGESPFVTALDHIGVPATADLLNLVIVIAALSVLNTGMYTASRMLFVMGNRGDAPKVLTTTNKRGVPVIGILSCTVIGYGCVALSALFPDDVFDFLINSSGAVFLFVYLMICLSELKLRRRWEREKPEILVFKMWLYPYLPAAVTIVIAAVLISMLFRSDLRIELLQGLAVWAILSIIHFATRRRRQTSSVVDDIGEVDAGATSALDR; from the coding sequence GTGAAGGAATCACCCACATCACCCACCGGCTCGGCATCGAGTTCGCCTGCCGATGACGGACATCAGCTGAAGAAGGGGCTCAAACAGCGCCACCTGACGATGCTCGCCCTCGGCGGCGTCATCGGTGCAGGCCTGTTCGTCGGATCGAGCGCCATCGTCGCCGATGCCGGACCCTTGGCATTCGTCTCCTACGGCATCACCGGCATCATCGTCTTCCTCGTCATGCGGATGCTCGGAGAGATGGCCGCCGCCAAACCGACCACCGGCTCATTCACCGACTATGCCCATATGGGACTGGGGCGGTGGGCCGGCTTCACCACCGGCTGGCTGTACTGGTACTTCTGGGTCATCCTCGTCGGCTTCGAAGCCGTGGTCTGCGGGCAGACGATCCAGCGCTGGTTCCCGGACATCCCCGTTTGGGCCACCGCCGGCACCGTCCTGGTGATCATGACACTGGTGAACCTCATGTCCGTCGGCACGTTCGGTGAAGCCGAATACTGGTTCGCGAGCATCAAGGTCGCCGCCATCATCGTGTTCATCGCCATCTGTGCGGCCTTCGTCTTCGGACTCTGGCCCGGTCAGTCAGCGGACTTCAGCAACCTCACCGCGCACGGCGGTCTGCTGCCCAATGGTGTGTTGACGCTGTTCACTGGGGTCGTCGCCGTCGTGTTCTCGATGACCGGCGTCGAAGTCGCCACCATCGCCGCGGCCGAGTCCGAAGAACCGGTCAAGGCGATCCGCCGCGCCGTGAACTCCGTCGTGTTCCGCATCCTCGCCTTCTTCATCCTCTCGATGGTCCTCATCGTCATCGTCGTACCATGGAACACCATCGTGCCCGGGGAATCTCCGTTCGTGACCGCTCTCGATCACATCGGAGTGCCCGCAACGGCCGACCTGCTCAACCTCGTCATCGTCATCGCCGCACTCTCAGTCCTCAACACCGGGATGTACACGGCATCGCGGATGCTCTTCGTCATGGGCAATCGCGGTGACGCCCCGAAGGTCCTGACGACGACGAACAAGCGCGGCGTTCCCGTCATCGGCATCCTCTCGTGCACCGTCATCGGCTATGGATGCGTCGCACTGTCGGCCCTGTTCCCCGACGATGTCTTCGACTTCCTCATCAACTCCTCCGGCGCGGTGTTCCTCTTCGTCTACCTGATGATCTGCCTCTCCGAGCTCAAGCTGCGCCGCAGGTGGGAGAGGGAGAAGCCGGAAATCCTCGTCTTCAAGATGTGGCTCTACCCGTATCTGCCCGCCGCCGTGACCATCGTCATCGCCGCCGTGCTCATCAGCATGCTCTTCCGCTCCGACCTGCGCATCGAGCTGCTGCAGGGACTGGCCGTCTGGGCGATCCTGTCGATCATCCACTTCGCCACCCGCCGACGCCGGCAGACGTCATCAGTCGTCGACGATATCGGCGAGGTCGATGCCGGTGCGACGAGCGCTCTCGATCGCTAA
- a CDS encoding MFS transporter → MFNNYREILSLPGALKFSLAGLVARMPIAVLGLGIVLFIQGVTGSYGMAGIVSAVYMIVQALAGPGIARLVDRLGQAKVMAPIVITHLIALTLLIVSVYEEWWPGFIFVFAGISGATVGSVGSLVRSRWSHIVDTPKKLQTAFSWESVADELMFVSGPVLATVLATAVWPPAGIILSMITVGVGSLLLYIQKSTEPPPVERTTEAKGHVFSNPGIFAIIIVNIFLGVNFGAIDVIAVAFADELGVKSSAGVLLSCLALGSLISGALYGARNWQAAVHHRFGVAVSALAVGACLMLLANSMVTYGIILIVVGSAIAPSLIGANSVIEQLAPPRRLTEAFAWLGTSLGFGVAFGSAVAGNIIDAFDAKTAMLLPAGCAVLGAIIALSLLKLLNPSRSSHEARLEKDRRRVKVVE, encoded by the coding sequence GTGTTCAATAACTATCGGGAAATTCTGTCACTTCCCGGTGCTCTCAAGTTCTCCTTGGCCGGTCTCGTCGCCCGGATGCCCATCGCAGTGCTGGGACTGGGAATCGTCCTCTTCATCCAGGGCGTGACCGGGTCGTACGGCATGGCGGGCATCGTCTCCGCCGTATACATGATCGTCCAGGCACTTGCCGGCCCCGGGATCGCTCGCCTCGTCGACCGCCTCGGTCAGGCGAAGGTCATGGCGCCCATCGTCATCACCCACCTCATCGCACTGACGCTGCTCATCGTCTCCGTGTACGAAGAATGGTGGCCGGGATTCATCTTCGTCTTCGCCGGGATCAGCGGTGCCACCGTCGGCTCGGTCGGTTCGCTGGTGCGTTCGCGCTGGTCACATATCGTCGACACCCCGAAGAAGCTGCAGACCGCATTCTCGTGGGAGTCGGTCGCCGATGAGCTGATGTTCGTCTCCGGACCGGTGCTGGCCACGGTGCTCGCGACAGCCGTGTGGCCGCCGGCGGGCATCATCCTCTCGATGATCACCGTCGGAGTCGGCTCGCTGCTGCTCTACATCCAGAAGTCGACCGAGCCTCCGCCCGTCGAGCGGACCACCGAGGCGAAGGGCCACGTGTTCTCGAACCCGGGCATCTTCGCGATCATCATCGTCAACATCTTCCTCGGGGTGAACTTCGGTGCCATCGACGTCATCGCCGTCGCCTTCGCCGACGAGCTCGGTGTGAAATCCTCGGCCGGTGTGCTGCTGTCGTGCCTGGCGCTGGGGTCCCTCATCTCCGGAGCGCTGTACGGAGCCAGGAATTGGCAGGCCGCCGTCCATCACCGCTTCGGTGTGGCCGTGTCCGCTCTGGCAGTGGGCGCGTGCCTGATGCTGCTGGCGAATTCGATGGTCACCTACGGCATCATCCTCATCGTCGTCGGCTCCGCGATCGCACCGAGCCTCATCGGCGCCAACTCCGTCATCGAGCAGCTCGCTCCCCCGCGCAGGCTCACCGAGGCGTTCGCCTGGTTGGGCACCTCACTGGGCTTCGGCGTCGCCTTCGGATCCGCTGTCGCCGGCAACATCATCGACGCCTTCGACGCGAAGACCGCGATGCTCCTGCCCGCCGGCTGCGCGGTGCTCGGGGCGATCATCGCCCTGTCGCTGCTCAAGCTCTTGAACCCTTCGCGGTCGAGTCACGAAGCCCGGTTGGAGAAGGACCGCCGACGCGTGAAGGTCGTGGAGTAG